The Mycolicibacterium smegmatis genome has a window encoding:
- a CDS encoding DUF4956 domain-containing protein: protein MNINLQDLSGTFTTFDVVASLALSLVLSVIIGWVYRYTHKNVSYSQSYVQTLVLVCMVVSVIMLVVGSNIARAFALVGALSVIRFRNAIKETRDVGFVFLVMAIGMTTGTRFYTLAIAATIAICLVLVIMNKFNMFKLDVKRQVVKVQVPPEPEYTARVEDTLIEYCSEFELVSTESVRAGALMELYYTAQLKKNKKSSDLIAALTAVNTGQRVTVLTGYDQTDI from the coding sequence GTGAACATCAACCTGCAGGACCTCAGCGGCACCTTCACGACGTTCGACGTCGTCGCGTCGCTGGCGCTCTCGCTCGTCCTGTCCGTCATCATCGGGTGGGTCTACCGTTACACCCACAAGAACGTGTCCTACAGCCAGTCCTACGTGCAGACGCTCGTGCTGGTCTGCATGGTGGTCTCGGTGATCATGCTGGTGGTCGGGTCGAACATCGCCCGTGCGTTCGCGTTGGTCGGCGCGCTGTCGGTGATCCGATTCCGCAACGCCATCAAGGAAACCCGCGACGTCGGGTTCGTGTTCCTGGTGATGGCGATCGGTATGACGACGGGAACCCGGTTCTACACGTTGGCGATCGCCGCGACCATCGCGATCTGCCTGGTGCTGGTGATCATGAACAAGTTCAACATGTTCAAGCTCGACGTCAAGCGCCAGGTGGTCAAGGTGCAGGTGCCGCCGGAGCCCGAATACACCGCACGCGTCGAGGACACCTTGATCGAGTACTGCAGTGAATTCGAGCTGGTCTCAACCGAATCGGTGCGCGCAGGTGCGCTGATGGAGCTGTACTACACCGCGCAGCTGAAGAAGAACAAGAAGAGCAGCGACCTCATCGCGGCGCTGACCGCGGTGAACACCGGCCAGCGCGTCACGGTGCTGACGGGCTACGACCAGACCGACATCTGA
- a CDS encoding polyphosphate polymerase domain-containing protein, producing MFGRFRRRVHTPSATYEDVPTQPSGYAQTASRMHAFNRYEIKYFVDELRVPELRDELAAHMDTDPYSPHGGYPVTSLYYDTPDLRFYWEKIEGLRFRRKLRMRLYGAPSACTDDTPVQIEIKQRVNRVTQKRRTELPYATAVQWLDHRKEIDCDASQKPFVNEVTTLVENLDLRPIVTTGYLREAFVGRDADLGLRVTIDHKVHGRDRDFHFASGAQNRFIIPPKLAIVEVKANERVPYWITDLLARVDMSVIRVSKYCQSVQAFGLAPRSALGAPELIMPAGAYDTVPDDLLESSPSA from the coding sequence GTGTTCGGCCGGTTTCGCAGGCGCGTACACACCCCGTCGGCGACCTACGAGGACGTGCCAACGCAACCGAGCGGCTATGCGCAGACCGCCAGCAGGATGCACGCCTTCAACCGCTACGAGATCAAGTACTTCGTCGACGAGTTGCGGGTCCCCGAACTGCGCGACGAACTCGCCGCGCACATGGACACCGACCCGTATTCGCCGCACGGCGGCTACCCGGTGACCTCGCTGTACTACGACACGCCCGATCTGCGGTTCTACTGGGAGAAGATCGAGGGCCTGCGGTTCCGCCGCAAGCTGCGGATGCGGCTCTACGGCGCGCCGTCGGCCTGCACCGACGACACCCCGGTGCAGATCGAGATCAAACAGCGCGTCAACCGCGTCACCCAGAAGCGGCGCACGGAACTGCCGTACGCGACCGCCGTGCAGTGGCTCGACCACCGCAAGGAGATCGACTGCGACGCGTCGCAGAAGCCGTTCGTCAACGAGGTGACGACGCTCGTGGAGAATCTCGACCTGCGGCCCATCGTCACCACGGGTTACCTGCGCGAGGCGTTCGTCGGCCGGGATGCCGACCTGGGTCTGCGCGTCACGATCGACCACAAGGTGCACGGCCGCGACCGCGACTTCCATTTCGCCTCGGGTGCGCAGAACCGCTTCATCATCCCGCCCAAGCTGGCCATCGTCGAGGTCAAGGCCAACGAGCGGGTGCCGTACTGGATCACCGACCTGCTGGCCCGTGTCGACATGTCCGTCATCCGCGTCTCGAAGTACTGCCAGTCGGTGCAGGCGTTTGGCCTCGCGCCGCGCTCGGCGCTCGGCGCCCCCGAACTCATCATGCCCGCCGGGGCTTACGACACCGTGCCCGACGACCTGCTGGAATCCTCACCGTCGGCGTGA
- a CDS encoding sulfotransferase family protein, which translates to MTRTDVGTVEDLHASATKATGLDDFGTDDDNYREALGVLLESYQRDADLTELGSKMSRFFLRNALVARLLSEASWKANPQYADVEIERPIFVTGLPRTGTTVLHRLLTADPAHQGLEMWLAEFPQPRPPRETWPDNPVYQQLAASFSQHHQENPDYTGLHFMTADEVEECWQLLRQSLHSVSYETLAHLPTYANWLAQQDWTRPYQRHRRNLQLIGLNDAEKRWVLKNPSHLFALDALFATYPDALVIQCHRPAETIMASMCSLSAHTTAAWSNTFVGAQIGADAMDTWARGLEAFTAERAKHDPAQFLDVDYDDFVADPLATVESVYRHFGMPYTDAARAAVTEVYEASRRGPRAPKHTYSLADYGLTSEAVKERFTGL; encoded by the coding sequence ATGACGCGTACTGACGTGGGTACCGTCGAGGATCTGCATGCGTCGGCCACCAAGGCCACGGGCCTCGACGACTTCGGGACCGACGACGACAACTACCGCGAGGCCCTCGGTGTGCTGCTGGAGTCGTATCAGCGCGACGCCGACCTCACCGAGCTGGGCAGCAAGATGTCGCGGTTCTTCCTGCGCAACGCGCTCGTGGCGCGGTTGCTCAGCGAGGCGTCGTGGAAGGCGAATCCGCAGTACGCCGACGTCGAGATCGAGCGGCCGATCTTCGTCACCGGGCTGCCGCGCACCGGCACCACGGTGCTGCACCGGCTGTTGACCGCCGATCCGGCGCACCAGGGGTTGGAGATGTGGCTGGCGGAGTTCCCGCAGCCGCGCCCGCCACGGGAGACCTGGCCGGACAATCCCGTCTACCAGCAGCTCGCCGCGTCGTTCTCACAGCACCACCAGGAGAACCCCGATTACACGGGGCTGCACTTCATGACCGCCGACGAGGTGGAGGAGTGCTGGCAGCTGCTGCGCCAGTCGCTGCACTCGGTGTCCTACGAGACCCTCGCGCATCTGCCCACCTACGCCAACTGGCTCGCGCAGCAGGACTGGACCAGGCCGTATCAGCGGCACCGCCGCAACCTGCAGCTCATCGGGCTCAACGACGCCGAGAAGCGCTGGGTGCTCAAGAACCCCAGCCATCTGTTCGCGCTCGACGCGCTGTTCGCGACCTACCCCGACGCGCTGGTCATCCAGTGCCATCGCCCGGCCGAGACCATCATGGCCTCGATGTGCTCGTTGTCGGCACACACCACCGCCGCGTGGTCCAACACGTTCGTCGGCGCCCAGATCGGCGCCGACGCCATGGACACGTGGGCCCGCGGGCTCGAGGCGTTCACCGCAGAACGCGCCAAGCACGACCCGGCCCAGTTCCTCGACGTGGACTACGACGACTTCGTCGCCGATCCGCTCGCGACCGTCGAAAGCGTGTACCGGCACTTCGGCATGCCCTACACCGACGCCGCGCGCGCGGCGGTCACCGAGGTGTACGAGGCGAGCCGGCGCGGGCCGCGTGCACCCAAACACACCTACTCGCTGGCCGATTACGGTTTGACCTCCGAAGCCGTCAAAGAGCGCTTCACTGGGCTCTGA
- a CDS encoding SDR family oxidoreductase — protein MGGLLTDKVVVISGVGPALGTTLARRCAEQGADLVLAARTVERLEDVAKQVTDTGRRALSVGTDITDDAQVAHLVDETMKAYGRVDVVINNAFRVPSMKPFANTTFEHMRDAIELTVFGALRLIQGFTPALEESKGAVVNVNSMVVRHSQAKYGAYKMAKSALLAMSQTLATELGEKGIRVNSVLPGYIWGGTLKSYFEHQAGKYGTSVEDIYNAAAAGSDLKRLPTEDEVASAILFMASDLASGITGQALDVNCGEYKA, from the coding sequence ATGGGTGGACTCCTGACCGACAAAGTTGTGGTCATAAGCGGCGTCGGCCCCGCGCTGGGCACCACGCTCGCGCGGCGGTGCGCCGAGCAGGGCGCCGATCTGGTGCTCGCGGCCCGCACCGTCGAACGCCTCGAAGACGTCGCCAAGCAGGTCACCGACACCGGCAGGCGCGCACTGTCGGTCGGCACCGACATCACCGACGACGCGCAGGTGGCCCACCTCGTCGACGAGACCATGAAGGCATACGGCCGCGTGGACGTGGTGATCAACAACGCCTTCCGGGTGCCCTCGATGAAACCGTTCGCCAACACGACCTTCGAGCACATGCGCGACGCCATCGAGCTCACGGTGTTCGGCGCGCTGCGGCTCATCCAGGGCTTCACGCCGGCGCTGGAAGAGTCCAAAGGTGCTGTGGTGAACGTGAATTCGATGGTGGTGCGGCACTCGCAGGCAAAGTACGGCGCCTACAAGATGGCGAAGTCTGCGTTGCTGGCGATGTCGCAGACGCTGGCCACCGAGCTCGGTGAGAAGGGCATCCGGGTGAATTCTGTGCTGCCCGGCTACATCTGGGGCGGAACACTCAAGAGCTACTTCGAACATCAGGCCGGCAAGTACGGGACCAGCGTCGAGGACATCTACAACGCGGCCGCCGCGGGATCCGACCTCAAGCGGCTGCCGACCGAGGACGAGGTGGCCTCGGCGATCCTGTTCATGGCGTCCGATCTGGCCAGCGGCATCACCGGGCAGGCGCTGGATGTGAACTGTGGGGAGTACAAGGCATGA
- a CDS encoding IclR family transcriptional regulator: MTEAAESAGRASPPTARVVAILDFLARHPHDRFGLSELSRRVGVSKPTCLGILTTLTESSYLVREGDGRDKCYRLGPALIALGHMAQESMRVNPSARAELRALSGAFDSTAAISAVIDDRITVLELVAPPGTDVGVRVGQSYPFAPPVGLMYVLWDDDALRAWLDKSPTVPLRTDSERLEKVIGECRNSGYLVERLTPAGQRLYGLMAGMSSRLPDELQALLRELVSDIGERVHLRSEATGRQRHDVSVISAPVHDHHQRQVMVVSLHVGRALTDSEITKRARGVVEAADAVTAQLGGVKPTR, from the coding sequence ATGACCGAGGCTGCGGAGTCGGCCGGCCGTGCGTCGCCGCCAACTGCGCGTGTCGTGGCGATCCTGGATTTCCTGGCCCGTCACCCGCATGACCGGTTCGGTTTGTCGGAACTGTCACGGCGGGTCGGGGTGAGCAAGCCGACCTGCCTGGGCATCCTCACCACTTTGACCGAATCGAGTTATCTGGTGCGCGAGGGCGACGGGCGGGACAAGTGCTACCGCCTGGGGCCCGCGTTGATCGCGCTGGGCCACATGGCGCAGGAATCGATGCGCGTGAACCCGTCCGCTCGCGCCGAACTGCGCGCCCTGTCAGGGGCTTTCGACAGCACCGCGGCCATCTCGGCGGTGATCGACGACCGCATCACGGTGCTGGAACTCGTGGCCCCGCCCGGCACCGACGTCGGGGTGCGCGTCGGGCAGAGTTATCCGTTCGCCCCTCCGGTTGGCCTCATGTACGTGCTGTGGGACGACGACGCCCTGCGGGCGTGGCTGGACAAGTCCCCCACGGTGCCGCTGCGCACCGATTCCGAGCGGTTGGAGAAGGTCATCGGCGAGTGCCGCAACTCGGGCTACCTGGTGGAACGGCTCACCCCAGCCGGTCAGCGGCTGTACGGGCTGATGGCGGGCATGTCCAGCCGGTTGCCCGACGAGTTGCAGGCACTGCTACGGGAACTCGTGTCCGACATCGGTGAGCGTGTGCATCTGCGCAGCGAGGCCACCGGTCGGCAGCGCCACGACGTCAGCGTCATCTCTGCGCCGGTCCACGACCACCACCAGCGGCAGGTCATGGTGGTGTCACTGCACGTGGGCCGCGCGCTCACCGATTCGGAGATCACCAAACGGGCCCGCGGCGTGGTCGAGGCCGCCGACGCGGTCACCGCGCAGTTGGGCGGCGTGAAACCCACGCGTTGA
- a CDS encoding hemophore-related protein: MKSTPMKAAVAAGGLVAATVVGLTAGTGVANAEPNLDSAVNTTCTYPQFVSALNAQSPVYGGVLNSSPDMQTTLRQFIDAPRDLRQRMAKAIVEYPPNQPYIGLLQTVFDTCSNF; the protein is encoded by the coding sequence ATGAAATCAACACCGATGAAGGCGGCGGTCGCCGCGGGTGGGCTGGTGGCCGCCACGGTTGTCGGACTGACCGCAGGCACCGGCGTCGCTAACGCCGAGCCCAACCTCGACTCGGCGGTCAACACCACCTGTACGTACCCACAGTTCGTCTCGGCGCTGAACGCTCAGAGCCCGGTGTACGGCGGGGTGCTGAACTCGTCGCCGGACATGCAGACCACGCTTCGCCAATTCATCGACGCACCACGGGATCTGCGTCAACGCATGGCCAAGGCGATCGTGGAATACCCGCCCAACCAGCCCTACATCGGGTTGCTGCAGACGGTGTTCGACACCTGTAGCAACTTCTGA
- a CDS encoding RecQ family ATP-dependent DNA helicase: protein MVTREHAQSILEQLAGPTATLRDDQWTAIEALVVQRRQALVVQRTGWGKSAVYFIAAKLLRNAGLGPTVIVSPLLALMRNQVDAAERAGVRAATINSGNVTEWDTIHQQVGAGDLDVLLVSPERLNNPDFRDNVLPALASDAGLVVVDEAHCVSDWGHDFRPDYRRIRTLIAELGSDIPVLATTATANDRVVNDVAAQLGVGGRDTLVLRGGLDRQSLRLSVVQAGTPAQRAAWIAAQIDSLPGSGIIYTLTVSQAHDVAALLAEQGHKVAAYAGSTDTAEREQLEADLLDNRVKALVATSALGMGFDKPDLGFVVHLGAPSSPIAYYQQVGRAGRATESAEVILLPGTEDQEVWRYFASVAFPSEPLVRNVLAALDTERPQSTPALETQVDLNRSRLEMVLKVLDVDGAVRRVKGGWIATGEPWSYDEQRYRALDEARRREQQAMLDYQATDGCRMAFLRAQLDDPELQPGERCGRCDNCTGSRRPTAVDDATLAATAERLRRPGVAVAPRKQWPSGLASLGLQLSGRIADGAAPGRAIGRLTDLGWGARLRRLLSEPDQDVPDEVVQAAIAVLKAWDWERRPVAVMGLDSDTHPRLIASTVQRLAQIGRLTDLGILRYTPTRRPVTAANSAYRVAALEGSWERPQIDCDGPVLLVDDMTDSGWTLTMAARVLRDAGVPAVLPFVLASTT, encoded by the coding sequence ATGGTCACCCGTGAGCACGCGCAGTCGATTCTCGAACAACTCGCCGGTCCCACGGCGACGTTGCGCGACGATCAGTGGACCGCGATCGAGGCGCTGGTGGTCCAGCGCCGCCAGGCGCTCGTGGTGCAGCGCACCGGATGGGGCAAGTCCGCGGTGTATTTCATCGCCGCGAAACTTCTGCGCAATGCCGGCTTGGGCCCCACGGTGATCGTGTCGCCGCTGTTGGCGCTCATGCGCAACCAGGTCGACGCGGCCGAGCGTGCCGGTGTGCGGGCCGCGACCATCAACTCGGGCAACGTCACCGAATGGGACACCATCCACCAGCAGGTCGGCGCGGGTGACCTCGACGTGCTGCTCGTGAGCCCCGAACGCCTCAACAACCCCGACTTCCGTGACAACGTGCTGCCCGCGCTCGCGTCCGACGCGGGTCTGGTGGTGGTGGACGAGGCGCACTGCGTATCGGACTGGGGGCACGACTTCCGGCCCGACTACCGGCGCATCCGCACGCTGATCGCCGAATTGGGTTCGGACATACCGGTTCTCGCGACGACTGCGACCGCCAACGACCGCGTGGTCAACGATGTGGCGGCGCAACTGGGAGTCGGTGGGCGCGACACCCTGGTGCTGCGCGGCGGGCTCGATCGGCAGTCCCTGCGGTTGTCGGTGGTGCAGGCCGGAACTCCCGCGCAGCGCGCGGCATGGATTGCCGCACAGATCGATTCGCTGCCGGGCTCGGGCATCATCTACACCCTGACCGTGTCGCAGGCGCACGATGTCGCGGCTCTGCTGGCCGAGCAGGGCCACAAGGTGGCGGCCTACGCCGGGTCCACCGACACTGCGGAACGCGAACAACTCGAGGCGGACCTGCTCGACAACCGGGTCAAGGCGCTGGTCGCGACCTCGGCGCTGGGGATGGGTTTCGACAAGCCGGACCTGGGTTTCGTCGTACACCTCGGTGCGCCGTCGTCGCCGATCGCCTACTACCAGCAGGTGGGTCGCGCGGGCCGTGCGACCGAGAGTGCCGAGGTGATCCTGCTGCCGGGCACCGAGGACCAGGAGGTGTGGCGCTACTTCGCCTCGGTCGCGTTCCCGTCGGAACCCTTGGTGCGCAACGTGCTTGCCGCGCTGGACACCGAGCGGCCACAATCCACGCCTGCCTTGGAAACCCAGGTGGACCTCAACCGGTCGCGGCTGGAGATGGTGCTCAAGGTGCTCGACGTCGACGGCGCGGTGCGCCGCGTGAAAGGCGGGTGGATCGCCACCGGAGAACCGTGGAGCTACGACGAGCAGCGGTACCGCGCGCTCGACGAGGCCCGTCGCCGCGAGCAGCAGGCGATGCTCGACTACCAGGCCACCGACGGCTGTCGCATGGCGTTCCTGCGTGCACAGCTCGACGACCCCGAACTGCAGCCGGGGGAGCGCTGCGGCCGCTGCGACAACTGCACGGGATCCCGCCGCCCGACCGCGGTGGACGACGCGACGCTCGCCGCGACCGCCGAACGGTTGCGCCGCCCCGGGGTGGCGGTGGCGCCACGCAAACAGTGGCCGTCGGGCCTGGCATCACTGGGCCTGCAGTTGTCAGGCCGGATCGCCGATGGTGCGGCACCCGGTCGCGCCATAGGCAGGCTCACCGACCTGGGCTGGGGTGCGCGGCTGCGGCGATTGCTCTCCGAACCCGACCAGGACGTGCCCGACGAGGTGGTCCAGGCCGCGATCGCGGTGCTCAAGGCGTGGGACTGGGAGCGCCGCCCCGTCGCGGTCATGGGCCTCGACTCGGACACCCATCCACGGCTCATCGCCTCGACCGTGCAACGCCTGGCCCAGATCGGCCGGCTCACCGACCTGGGCATCCTGCGCTACACCCCGACCCGACGTCCCGTCACGGCCGCGAACTCCGCGTACCGCGTCGCGGCACTCGAAGGATCGTGGGAACGTCCCCAGATCGACTGCGACGGGCCGGTACTGCTGGTCGACGACATGACGGACTCGGGCTGGACGTTGACGATGGCCGCACGGGTGTTGCGGGACGCGGGCGTGCCGGCAGTCCTGCCGTTCGTCCTGGCGAGCACCACCTGA
- a CDS encoding heme-binding protein: protein MKKMSARTVRRCLYGMCAGGVLSAGFTIPMANAEPDQCSESGIASTVSSVAASTSTYLTAHPEADRALTDIARQPDDRADDLYRTFFAGNPQVTQDLQKINQPVVDLHTQCGIDVTPTPVSDALEEL from the coding sequence ATGAAGAAGATGTCCGCACGCACTGTCCGTCGCTGCTTGTACGGCATGTGCGCGGGCGGCGTCCTCTCCGCCGGGTTCACGATCCCGATGGCGAACGCCGAGCCCGATCAGTGCAGCGAGAGTGGGATCGCGAGCACCGTCAGCTCGGTGGCGGCGTCCACCAGCACGTACCTGACCGCGCATCCCGAGGCCGACCGGGCGCTGACCGACATCGCCAGGCAGCCCGACGATCGCGCCGACGACCTGTACCGGACGTTCTTCGCGGGCAATCCGCAGGTGACGCAGGATCTGCAGAAGATCAACCAGCCCGTCGTCGATCTCCACACACAGTGCGGCATCGACGTGACGCCGACGCCGGTGTCCGACGCGCTCGAAGAGCTCTGA
- the dmpG gene encoding 4-hydroxy-2-oxovalerate aldolase, which translates to MSDIFFNPIWDVRMTDTSLRDGSHHKRHQFTGEEVRSIVAALDAAGVPVIEVTHGDGLGGSSFNYGFSKTPEQELIKIAAETAKESKIAFLMLPGVGTKEDIKEAQNNGGSICRIATHCTEADVSIQHFGLARELGLETVGFLMMAHTISPEKLAQQARIMADAGCQCVYVVDSAGALVLEGVRDRVQALVAELGSDAQVGFHGHENLGLGVANSVEAVRAGAKQIDGSCRRFGAGAGNAPVEALIGVFDKIGVKTGIDFFDIADAAEEVVAPAMPAECLLDRNALIMGYSGVYSSFLKHAIRQSERYGVPAHQLLHRAGQRKLIGGQEDQLIDIALEIKREQEAAASK; encoded by the coding sequence ATGAGCGACATCTTCTTCAACCCCATCTGGGACGTCCGCATGACCGACACGTCGCTGCGCGACGGGTCGCACCACAAGCGGCATCAGTTCACCGGTGAAGAGGTGCGGTCCATCGTCGCGGCGCTCGACGCCGCCGGTGTGCCGGTCATCGAGGTGACCCACGGCGACGGCCTTGGCGGGTCGAGCTTCAACTACGGCTTCTCCAAGACGCCCGAACAGGAACTCATCAAGATCGCGGCCGAGACGGCCAAGGAATCCAAGATCGCCTTCCTCATGCTGCCCGGTGTGGGCACCAAGGAGGACATCAAGGAGGCGCAGAACAACGGCGGTTCGATCTGCCGCATCGCGACCCACTGCACCGAGGCCGACGTGTCGATCCAGCACTTCGGCCTGGCACGTGAACTGGGCCTGGAGACCGTGGGCTTTTTGATGATGGCCCACACCATCTCGCCGGAGAAGCTCGCCCAGCAGGCCCGCATCATGGCCGACGCCGGCTGCCAGTGCGTCTACGTCGTCGACTCGGCCGGTGCGCTGGTGCTCGAAGGCGTTCGCGACCGCGTGCAGGCGCTGGTCGCCGAACTGGGCTCGGACGCCCAGGTCGGTTTCCACGGTCACGAGAACCTCGGCCTGGGCGTCGCGAACTCGGTCGAGGCCGTGCGCGCGGGCGCCAAGCAGATCGACGGCTCCTGCAGGCGGTTCGGTGCGGGTGCGGGCAACGCACCCGTCGAGGCGCTCATCGGCGTGTTCGACAAGATCGGCGTCAAGACCGGCATCGACTTCTTCGACATCGCCGACGCGGCCGAAGAGGTGGTGGCCCCGGCCATGCCCGCCGAGTGCCTGCTGGACCGCAACGCGCTGATCATGGGCTACTCGGGCGTGTACTCCAGCTTCCTCAAGCATGCGATCCGGCAGTCCGAGCGGTACGGCGTGCCGGCACATCAGCTGCTGCACCGCGCGGGTCAGCGCAAGCTCATAGGCGGTCAGGAAGACCAGCTCATCGACATCGCGCTGGAGATCAAGCGTGAGCAGGAAGCCGCCGCGTCCAAGTAG
- a CDS encoding acetaldehyde dehydrogenase (acetylating) — MPKKSSVAIVGSGNISTDLLYKLLRSEWLEPRWMIGIDPESEGLARARKLGLETSAEGVDWLLAQSEKPDLVFEATSAYVHRDAAPRYEEAGIRAIDLTPAAVGPGVIPPANLRDHLDAPNVNMVTCGGQATIPIVHAVSRVVDVPYAEIVASVSSASAGPGTRANIDEFTKTTSAGVQNIGGAQRGKAIIVLNPAEPPMIMRDTIFCAIPEGADHDAITQSIKDVVAEVQTYVPGYRLLNEPQFDEPSVVNGGNHLVTTFVEVEGAGDYLPPYAGNLDIMTAAATKVGEEIAKKSAEASLASGAQA; from the coding sequence ATGCCGAAAAAGTCCTCCGTCGCGATCGTCGGATCCGGCAACATCAGCACCGATCTGCTCTACAAGCTGCTCCGCTCGGAATGGCTTGAGCCACGCTGGATGATCGGCATCGATCCGGAATCCGAAGGTTTGGCGCGGGCACGCAAACTCGGCCTGGAGACATCCGCCGAGGGAGTGGACTGGCTGCTGGCACAGAGCGAAAAGCCTGATCTGGTCTTCGAGGCCACCAGTGCCTACGTGCACCGTGACGCCGCACCGCGCTACGAGGAAGCGGGCATTCGTGCCATCGACCTCACGCCTGCCGCGGTGGGTCCTGGTGTCATCCCGCCGGCCAACCTGCGCGACCACCTCGACGCCCCGAACGTCAACATGGTCACGTGCGGCGGTCAGGCGACCATCCCGATCGTGCATGCCGTAAGCCGCGTGGTCGACGTGCCCTACGCCGAGATCGTCGCGTCGGTGTCGTCGGCGTCGGCAGGCCCGGGCACGCGCGCCAACATCGACGAGTTCACCAAGACCACGAGCGCCGGCGTGCAGAACATCGGCGGTGCGCAGCGGGGCAAGGCGATCATCGTCCTCAACCCGGCCGAACCGCCGATGATCATGCGCGACACCATCTTCTGCGCCATCCCCGAAGGCGCCGACCACGACGCCATCACGCAGTCCATCAAGGACGTCGTCGCCGAGGTGCAGACGTACGTCCCGGGCTACCGCCTGCTCAACGAACCGCAGTTCGACGAGCCTTCGGTGGTCAACGGCGGCAACCATCTGGTCACCACGTTCGTGGAAGTGGAGGGTGCGGGTGACTACCTGCCGCCCTACGCTGGAAATCTGGACATCATGACCGCCGCGGCGACGAAAGTCGGCGAGGAAATCGCCAAGAAATCGGCCGAAGCAAGCCTCGCGTCAGGAGCACAGGCATGA
- a CDS encoding 2-keto-4-pentenoate hydratase, translated as MLSDEVRARLAADLAQAERSRQPITPLTDGNPDIDVVDAYEIQLINIRQRIAEGAKVVGHKVGLSSKAMQEMMGVDEPDYGHLLDDMQVYEDQPVKSANYLYPRVEVEVGFILADDLPGAGCTEEDVLAATAAFAPAIELIDTRITNWQIKLCDTIADNASSAGWVLGEARVSPKDIDIRNIDAVLKNNGEVVAEGRSDAVLGNPVTAVAWLARKVESFGVRLKAGDIVLPGSCTRAIDAPAGSDFVADFAGLGSVHLRFE; from the coding sequence ATGCTCAGTGACGAGGTGCGCGCGCGACTTGCCGCCGACCTGGCCCAAGCCGAGCGCAGCCGGCAACCGATCACTCCGTTGACCGACGGAAATCCCGACATCGACGTCGTCGACGCCTACGAGATCCAGCTGATCAACATCCGTCAGCGCATCGCGGAAGGCGCCAAGGTGGTGGGCCACAAGGTGGGCCTGTCCAGCAAGGCGATGCAGGAGATGATGGGCGTCGACGAGCCGGACTACGGCCACCTCCTCGACGACATGCAGGTGTACGAGGATCAGCCCGTCAAGAGCGCCAACTACCTCTACCCGCGGGTCGAGGTCGAGGTCGGGTTCATCCTCGCCGACGATCTGCCGGGCGCGGGCTGCACAGAAGAGGATGTGCTCGCCGCGACCGCGGCGTTCGCGCCGGCCATCGAGCTCATCGACACGCGTATCACCAACTGGCAGATCAAGCTGTGCGACACCATCGCCGACAACGCGTCGTCGGCGGGCTGGGTGCTGGGCGAGGCCCGGGTGTCGCCCAAGGACATCGACATTCGCAACATCGACGCCGTCCTCAAGAACAACGGCGAGGTGGTCGCCGAGGGCCGCAGCGATGCGGTGCTGGGCAACCCGGTGACCGCGGTCGCGTGGCTGGCACGCAAGGTCGAGAGTTTCGGTGTGCGGCTCAAGGCCGGCGACATCGTGCTCCCCGGCTCGTGCACACGTGCGATAGATGCACCCGCCGGTAGTGATTTCGTCGCCGACTTCGCCGGGTTAGGTTCAGTACACCTGCGTTTCGAGTGA